The Dokdonella koreensis DS-123 genome has a segment encoding these proteins:
- a CDS encoding DUF58 domain-containing protein: MGRATSRIAAWRGRLLAWAERTLPALTRLRRPEALPILLDRRRIYVLPTGYGLVFALLTAVMLTGALNYGNNPALLLTCLLGGACFVSVFVGFRALSGLRLVQVRARACHAGEAMPVELVFAADGRDRLGLRLSAEAAETVFAADRDRAAATVLAVPTRERGWFRPGRVRVSSSFPLGMFTVWSWINPDASLLVYPRPEADPPPLPRAGDRQDGRLAGSAEDEPAGLRDYREHDPPRRIAWRASARHATLLVRDHERQGGTAVVLDYHAVAGLDHEARIGRLTAWVLMAEAAGEAYALAVPGRTIGPALGAGHRAECLRALALLPAA; encoded by the coding sequence ATGGGCCGGGCGACCTCGCGCATCGCGGCCTGGCGCGGGCGCCTGCTGGCCTGGGCCGAGCGCACGCTGCCCGCGCTGACGCGCCTGCGCAGACCCGAGGCGCTGCCGATCCTGCTCGACCGGCGCCGGATCTACGTGCTGCCGACCGGCTACGGCCTGGTCTTCGCGCTGCTGACCGCGGTCATGCTCACCGGCGCACTGAACTACGGCAACAACCCGGCCCTGCTGCTGACCTGCCTGCTCGGCGGTGCCTGCTTCGTCAGCGTGTTCGTGGGCTTTCGCGCGCTGTCGGGCCTGCGGCTGGTGCAGGTCCGCGCGCGCGCGTGCCACGCCGGCGAGGCGATGCCGGTGGAGCTGGTCTTCGCAGCCGACGGCCGCGACCGCCTCGGGCTGCGCCTGTCGGCCGAGGCGGCCGAGACCGTCTTCGCCGCCGACCGCGATCGCGCCGCCGCGACCGTGCTGGCCGTGCCGACACGCGAGCGCGGCTGGTTCCGGCCCGGTCGCGTGCGCGTCTCGTCGTCGTTTCCGTTGGGCATGTTCACGGTCTGGAGCTGGATCAACCCGGATGCGAGCCTGCTGGTCTACCCGCGTCCGGAGGCCGATCCGCCGCCGCTGCCGCGCGCCGGCGACCGCCAGGACGGCCGCCTGGCCGGCAGCGCCGAGGACGAGCCGGCCGGCCTGCGCGACTACCGCGAGCACGACCCGCCGCGGCGCATCGCCTGGCGCGCCTCGGCGCGTCACGCGACGCTGCTGGTGCGCGACCACGAACGCCAGGGCGGTACGGCGGTGGTGCTGGACTATCACGCGGTGGCGGGGCTCGATCACGAAGCGCGCATCGGCCGCCTGACCGCCTGGGTGCTGATGGCCGAGGCCGCGGGCGAGGCCTATGCCCTGGCCGTCCCCGGCCGCACGATCGGCCCCGCGC
- a CDS encoding AAA family ATPase: MKLIDSPPLPTSPEILRDALARATAQVDTVLLGKMREVRLAFVCLLAGGHLLIEDLPGVGKTTLAHALAATLGLSFQRVQFTSDLLPSDIIGVSIYEREPGRIDGGTFRFHPGPLFTQLLLADEINRATPKTQSALLEAMAEEQVTVDGRSHPLATPFFVVATQNPLDLAGTYPLPDSQLDRFMLRMGIGYPDRAAEQAMLAAPDRRGALDALQPCLAPEQVLALRAACAALTVSRALIEYVHALLEASRSDPEIRIGLSPRAGLALLAAARAHAYLAGRPQVLPEDVQAVFEVVAAHRLAPASHARGDRDVLARRLLETTPVR; the protein is encoded by the coding sequence ATGAAGCTGATCGATTCGCCGCCGCTCCCGACCTCGCCCGAAATCCTGCGCGATGCGCTGGCACGCGCCACCGCGCAGGTCGATACCGTCCTGCTCGGCAAGATGCGCGAGGTGCGCCTCGCCTTCGTCTGCCTGCTGGCCGGCGGCCACCTGCTGATCGAGGACCTGCCGGGCGTCGGCAAGACCACGCTGGCGCATGCGCTGGCGGCGACCCTCGGCCTGAGTTTCCAGCGCGTCCAGTTCACCAGCGACCTGCTGCCGTCGGACATTATCGGCGTCAGCATCTACGAGCGCGAGCCGGGCCGGATCGACGGCGGGACGTTCCGCTTCCACCCCGGCCCGCTGTTCACGCAACTGCTGCTGGCCGACGAGATCAACCGCGCCACGCCGAAGACGCAGAGCGCCCTGCTGGAGGCGATGGCCGAGGAGCAGGTCACCGTCGACGGCCGCAGCCATCCGCTGGCGACGCCGTTCTTCGTCGTCGCCACGCAGAACCCGCTGGACCTGGCCGGCACCTACCCGCTGCCCGATTCGCAGCTGGACCGGTTCATGCTGCGCATGGGCATCGGCTATCCGGACCGCGCCGCCGAGCAGGCGATGCTGGCCGCGCCCGACCGTCGCGGCGCCCTCGACGCGCTGCAGCCGTGCCTGGCCCCCGAGCAGGTGCTGGCGCTGCGCGCCGCCTGCGCCGCGCTGACGGTCAGCCGGGCACTGATCGAGTACGTCCACGCGCTGCTGGAGGCCAGCCGCAGCGATCCGGAGATCCGCATCGGCCTGTCGCCGCGCGCGGGCCTGGCGCTGCTGGCCGCGGCGCGCGCACATGCCTACCTGGCCGGCCGGCCGCAGGTACTGCCGGAAGACGTGCAGGCGGTGTTCGAGGTGGTCGCGGCGCACCGCCTCGCGCCGGCCAGCCATGCGCGCGGCGACCGCGACGTGCTGGCGCGGCGGCTGCTGGAAACGACCCCGGTACGCTGA